A segment of the Necator americanus strain Aroian chromosome IV, whole genome shotgun sequence genome:
TCAACTTCTAGCCCCTCAGTCTACTGCAAAACGATTGCTCCCGGTGAGGCTCGAACTCACGACCTTCAGATTATGAGACTGACGCGTGCCGACTTGCTAAGAAGCGCATCATAATCGATTTCGACcaatcacaagaaatttctcctagagAAAACACTCCCACCACACCCGTTTCAACTTCTATGCCCCTCAGTCTACTGCAAAACGATTGCTCCCGGTGAGGCTCGAACTCACGACCTTCAGATTATGAGACTGACGcgctgccgactgcgctacggaaGCGCATCATAATCGATTTCGACcaatcacaagaaatttctcctagagAACATTCGACACTCCCACCACACCCGTTTCAACTTCTACGCTCCTCAGTCTACTGCAAAACGATTGCTCCCGGTGAGGCTCGAACTCACGACCTTCAGATTATGAGACTGACGcgctgccgactgcgctacggaaGCGCATCATAATCGATTTCGACcaatcacaagaaatttctcctagagAACATTCGACACAATTTGCCTCCCCACAACTTCTACGCCACTCAGTCTACTGCAAAACGATTGCTCCCGGTGAGGCTCGAACTCACGACCTTCAGATTATGAGACTGACGcgctgccgactgcgctacggaaGCGCATCATAGTAGAGATGGAACAAgcacaagaaatttctcctagagACACTCCCACCACACCCGCTTCATCTTCTATGCCCCCTCAGTCTACTGCAAAACGATATGTTCCCGGTGAGGCTCGAACTCACGACCTTCAGAATTATGAGACTGACGCGCTGCCACtcgccgactgcgctacggaaGCGCATCATAATCGATTTCGACcaatcacaagaaatttctcctagagAACATTCGACACTCCCACCACACCCGTTTCAACTTCTACGCCACTCAGTCTACTGCAAAACGATTGCTCCCGGTGAGGCTCGAACTCACGACCTTCAGATTATGAGACTGACGcgctgccgactgcgctacggaaGCGCATCATAGTAGAGATGGAACaaacacaagaaatttctcctagagACACTCCCACCACACCCGTTTCATCTTCTATGCCCCTCAGTCTACTGCAAAACGATTGCTCCCGGTGAGGCTCGAACTCACGACCTTCAGATTATGAGACTGACGcgctgccgactgcgctacggaaGCGCATCATAATCGATTTCGACcaatcacaagaaatttctcctagagAACATTCGACACTCCCACCACACCCGTTTCAACTTCTACGCCACTCAGTCTACTGCAAAACCATTGTTCCCGGTGAGGCTCGAACTCACGACCTTCAGATTATGAGACTGACGcgctgccgactgcgctacggaaGCGCATCATAATCGATTTCGACcaatcacaagaaatttctcctagagAACATTCGACACTCCCACCACACCCGTTTCAACTTCTACGCCACTCAGTCTACTGCAAAACGATTGCTCCCGGTGAGGCTCGAACTCACGACCTTCAGATTATGAGACTGACGcgctgccgactgcgctacggaaGCGCATCATAGTAGAGATGGAACaaacacaagaaatttctcctagagTTCGCGTTTAATTGATTCACATCAGCATTTTCTAAGAGGAACATTCGATACTGTTACAGTTTTGTAAAACAATATTTTAGAGTGGAATATCACCGCTTTCGTATGCCAACTGTAAAACTATATTTGAAATCTGTTATGTTAATTCCACTTTGAGATAATCAGTTTTTGTAAATCACTTCGGAAAAAATTGGCGTTGACAGCTTTTACAGCTTGGAAGTAACGTAGTTGCCCTTCACCGGACTTtccaaaaatcgaaaatagaaagcaattttattcccaattttacttttctttaagCTTTATTAGTGCATATAAACATTCAACAATAGAAATACACATCTTTTCTAGAACTACAATGAACTCTACTAGGTAAATTACTTAGATCCATTGTGTTCCGAAATCGTCGGTGCACCATGTTCCACCAGAAAGTGCTTCTGAGTAACGTGTTCCACCAGAAAGTGTTTCTGAGCACCGTGTTCCACCAGAATGAAAGAACACTGGGCTACTGCACGTGCTTTTAGCGTTATATGAGACTTACTGAGAAGACACAGTTTCTGCAACATAGCCTAAGTGCACTTTGATAACCGTGCTTCAAACTATGGTGCAAAAAACAATCCTCATTGCGAgatgtaattttttgaagtaatacATTTAATTCGTTAAAAATGGCTACACGTGAGACATTTTTAACATGATTTGAGCCTGCTGCCTTTTACAGGAATTCCGAGATAAATATAGTGCTGTTTAGCGAAGCTTGTTATCTACCACGTTCCGACGATATCGGAACACCCTGTAAATATTGCACTTATGTGCATGGACTTAAGTTATTTACGTGCAGGTTTCAAAGCAAACATCTTAACTTTATACATACCAGATGGGAATCCTGTTTGAACATTTTCGGCAACAACTCTTAAACccgatttttcaaataattctaGAACAAGTCTTTCTGGTCTGGTCCAACTGTTATCTTCACTGTCAAATTCGGACTCTTGCTGAGCGGAAAGATTGTCCTTGAATACTATCACACCCTCTTTAGTGAGACCTTCCTAAAACAAGTACCATAAGCTTTGTCGTATCTGCTATAGAATGTTTACAAAACCCACAACGCAACGCTCGAGAAACTGTATCATGTCGCTATCAGTCAAATGACCCGAACACCACTGAATCCAAATCATATCAAAACTACCAACATCCGGATAAAAGTTTTGAAGTCCAACTGGAATTCTTTTCACGTTTCCTTTATCACCTGGTAAATACAGATTATTATAAACTATGTTAACAACTTCAGTGAGCATACACGGAATGAACCCACCTACATATG
Coding sequences within it:
- a CDS encoding hypothetical protein (NECATOR_CHRIV.G13472.T1), with amino-acid sequence MALAHSKSDPENAEDFYKKAEEYWSNASRDIDGMLGGFAHLHTPDIRASKAFIKKLRTKNFLVDMNRAADCGAGIGRVTRHLLLPLFKNVVMVEPVTELLEKSVTYVGDKGNVKRIPVGLQNFYPDVGSFDMIWIQWCSGHLTDSDMIQFLERCVEGLTKEGVIVFKDNLSAQQESEFDSEDNSWTRPERLVLELFEKSGLRVVAENVQTGFPSGMYKVKMFALKPARK